Part of the Aggregatilinea lenta genome, CTGACCATTTCGCAGCGCATCGAGGTCCTGTCGAAGGAGCGCCAGCAGTTGGCTGCCGAGCGCGAGCTGCTCTCGCAGGCCCTGCAAGAAGCGCAGGCCAGCCTCGCCAGCGCCACCGCCGAAGACGACGCGGACGTGTACGGCACGATGATCGAGTCGCTGCGGCACGAACGCGACGAGCTTCAGGTGCAGAAGGTCAAGCTGGAACGCCAGCTTGAGGATATTCGCCACGCGCGCGAAACGGCAGTGCCGTCCGCGCTCAAGGACATGCTCGAAGAACTGGGCCAGGAGAAGGCGCGCCTCTCCGACGAGCGCGACCAGATGCGCGGCGAATTGGACGACGTCTACCGCCAGTTGGAAGCGCTCGGCATCGAAGGCGGCCCGCTGGCGCTGGCCAAGACGCTCGGCTATCTGACCGAGGAACGGCAGTTCTACAAGGCCCGCTCCGAAAAAGTGGCACAGGAGCGCGATCTGCTGGTGGCCGAGCGCCAGAAGCTCAGCGACCAGTTGGAGCGCGAAGCCGAGCGCGAAGCCAAGATCGTCGCGCTGGAAGCCGAGCTGCGTCGCCTCGCCACCGACCGCGAAGCGCTGCAAAAACATCGTGACGCCGCCCGCACCGAGCGCGACGAGCTGCTTAAAGCACGCGAAACGTGGCTGGCGAACCGCACCCGTCTGCTCGGCGAACTCAGCGGGCTTCAGGCCGAAATGGACGAGATCGTCTCGCTGCGCGACCGCGCCGCCACCGACCGGCAGCAACTCGCCAGCGACCGCAGCCGCCTCGAAGCCGAGCGCGATCGTCTGCTGGCCGAGCGCACCGCACTGCAAACCGAGCGCGACCAGTTGATGGCGCGCATTGAGGGCAACCGCGACCTGCTGGAACAGCTCGGTGCGGATGGCGTGGGCCAGCTCAAAACCATGATCGACGACCTGACGCACGAGCGCGAAGCGCTGAAGGCCCAGCTTGAACAGGTCGAGCAGCAGCTAGAGGCCGCCGACCGCGCGCCGCGCGCGCCGAGCGGATCGTCCACGCAGCTCACCAAGCCGATCGCGCCGGAAAATGCCGACGTCATGCTCTCGCTGGCGCAGGAGCTGCGCACGCCGATGAGTTCGATCATGGGCTATACCGATCTGCTGCTAGCCGAATCGGTTGGCATCCTCGGCGCGCTCCAGCGCGAGTTTTTGGAACGCGTGCAGGCCAACATCAAGCGCCTCAACGCACTGATCCAGGATCTGGTCAGCATCACCGCGCTTGACTCGGAGGATTTCAAGCTCCAGCCTGCCACGATCGACATGATGACCGTGATCGAGGACGCGATCACCAACGCCGGAGCGCAGTTCCGCGAGAAGAATATTACGCTCTACCTCGATCTGGCCGACGAGCTGCCCCCCCTGCGCGCCGACCACGACGCGATGGAACAGGTCGCGGCGCAGCTGCTCTCCAACGCCTACCTCGCCACCCCACCGGACAGCGAAATTACCATCACGGCGCGCTATGAGCAGGGCTTCGTCCCGCCGCTCAGCTCGGATATGGCCCCTGCGCCGGGGGCGGTGGACGGCATTTACGTCGCGGTGACGGACCAGGGCGGCGGCGTGCCGGTCGACGAGCAGCGCCGCGTCTTCCGGCGGCTCTATCGCGCGGACCACCCGCTGATCCAGGGCCTGGGCGACACGGGCGTCGGCCTGTCGATCGCCAAGGCGCTGGTCGAGGCGCACGGCGGCACGATCTGGTTCGAGAGCCAACCGGGCCAGGGCAGCACCTTCCAATTTATTATCCCCCTGTCGCCCGATGCCGTGGCGACGAAGGAGGCATGATTCATGCAGCGCCGCCGGGACCGAGGCAGTGAACTGGTCGTCGCGATTGCCGCCATTGGAACGCTGGCGCTGGCGCTGACGTTCGGCGTCATCCTGACGTTGAGCAGCAGCAGCGACGATGACGAGAACAGCACGGCGACCGCCGTCGTGGAGCAGATCGGCGGGGGCGTAACGCCCACCGTCGCGCTGACCGAAGCCGCAACCGAGATCGCGACTGAGATCGCCACCGAAATCGCCACCGAGGAACCGAGCGCCACGCCGCGTCCGACCCGCACAGCGACCGCAGTTCCGACGGACACAGCCGCCCCCACAGCCACACGCACGCCGCAGCCGAGCGACACCGCCCTGGCCGACACCGACACGCCCGAACCAACCGATACTAACGCGCCGCAGCCAACCGAAGCGCTCGCCGTGGTCGTGACCGAGGAGCCAACCGCCGTCGCGCTGGCGATCACTGCCACACCGGAGCCGAGCGACACGCCGCGTCCGACTGCGACCGACACTGCCACGATTACGCCGTCGCCCACCGCAACGGACACGGATACTCCGGAACCGACAGTGACGCTGACGAGGACGGCCACCGACACCGCGACGCCAGAACCGACGGTCTCACGCACGCCGTCCGATACGCCGGAGCCAACCGACACCGCCACGCCGGAGCCGAGCGACACGCCGCGTCCGACTGCAACCGCCACGGACACGATTACGCCGTCGCCCACCGCAACGGACACGGATACTCCGGAACCAACAGTGACGTTGACGAGGACGGCCACCGACACCGCGACGCCAGAACCGACGGCCTCGCGCACGCCATCCGACACGCCGGAGCCAACCGACACCGCCACGCCGGAGGCGAGCGACACGCCGCGTCCAACCAACACGGCGACCGCAACCGGCACGGACACGCCGGAGCCTACGGACACCGCCACGCCGCGCCCGACCGCCGTCGCGCTGGTCGCCAGCGATACGCCCACGGCTACCCGCACAATCGAGCCGTCGGATACACCGGAGCCAACCGATACGGCCACGCCGGAGCCGAGCAACACGCCGCGTCCAACCAACACGGCGTCTGCCACGGCAACGCGGACCCCGTCCGATACGCCTGTGCCAACTGAAACGGACACGCCCGAACCGACCGATACGGCACGGCCCACTGCGACCGGCACCGCCATGCCGCGCCCGACCCTAACGCCGACCCATACACCCAGCGTGACGCCGTCTTCGACGCGGACGCCTTCGAATACGCCGGAACCCACCGCTACGGCGACGGCGACGCCCAGCCCGACCGCGACGGCCTCGCGCACGCCTTCGCGCACGCCGTCTGACACGCCGGAACCGACCGACACCGCCACACCGCGCGACACGCTCACGCCGTCGCCGACCGGTCCCACGCCGACGTTGACCTTCACGCCTTATCCGACGCTGACGCCGAGCGCCACGCCCGTCGGCGGCGAGCAGACCAGCACGCCCGCGCCGAGCGGCTGCGTCGTACCCGAAGACTGGACGCCCTACACCATCCAGAGCGGCGACACGCTCTTCCGGCTGGCGCTGCGCTGGGGTCTGACCGTCGACGAGCTGGCCGAGGGGAACTGCATCGAGGATCGCAACAACATCACGTCCGGCCAGATCATCTACGCCCCGGCGGACAGCAACGTCACGCCGGTTCCGCTGACACCGGGCGCGCAGACCTCCGCCACGCCGACGCGCATCGAGAGCATGATCAGCTTCGACTGCGGCAACCCGGACGCGACGATCACCAACCCGGCGGCGGGCACGATCCTCAGCGGGACGGTCGCGATTTACGGCACGGCGACCGACCCGGACTTCCAGTTCTACCGGCTCCAGGTGTCCGGTTCCGGCACGAACGACGCCGACTTCGCAACGCTGAACTCGTTCTTCCAGCCGGTGATCAACGGGCAGCTTGGCACGGTCCCGACCGACGCCTTCGCGCCCGGCGACTACTGGCTGCGCCTGAGCGTCGTAGACAACAGCGGGCAGTACCGCCCGCAGTGCACGGTCCAGGTCCGGTTCGACTAGGCCAAACACCACGGCCAATCGCGATTTGTGGGGCGGGTCTGTGACCCGCCCTGTTTTTTGCGTGCGTGCGGCATGTTGATGTGTTCAGCCCCCCCATCCCCTGGCCCCTTCCCTCCGCTTGCGTGGGGAAGGGAAAAAAGAAAAGAGCCGGGCGGGTTATAACCCCGCCCACCCCGCCCTTACAAGACGCCATTACGTGGCGTTCGCCCATAAACTCGCAAGGCGGGGGACGGAGAAAACGGGCGGAGCAAGCCCCGCCCCTACGAAGCACATCGATCCGTCGCTTGTCTGTCCGTTCCGCGCCCTTGCTGAAAAATTGATCGCTGGCCGCTGACGGCGATAACCTGCCTGCCGCCCCACGCTCACCTGCCAACCGCTTGCCATTCAACCCCCGTGCGCTACACTTGGCAGGCGCAGGCGCGACGACGCGCCGCGCATCCAACATGAGCCTTAACGGAGTTTGCCCTATGCGCCACGCATTCCGCTTTGCCGCGCTGCTCGGCCTGCTGATCGTCCTGGTCGGCAGCCTGTTCGCCGCGAGCCTGATCACACCCGGCGGCGCGCTGGCCGCGCTTCAGGCCACCATCCCGCCGACAAACACGCCGCGCGCGACGATTCCGCCGACCAATACGCCGCGCGTCGCCGCGACCGACCCGGCGACCGTCGTGCCAACGCAGCCCGCGATCCTGCCCACCCCGACGCTGTACTATCCCGACGTGGTGACGAACAGCGAGCAGGCGACGGCTATCCCTACGGCCATGCCGCGTCTGCGCGCCGTGGACGACAACGGCAACGCCTACAATGTGCTCAACGTGCTGCTGCTCGGCCACGACGGCGACATTGTGCCCACCGATCCCAACTTCCACACCGACACGATGATCGTCGTCTCGGTCAACCGCGACACGAACACGGTGAGCATGCTCTCACTGCCCCGCGACCTGTTCGTGTATATCCCCAACTTCGGCATGGGGCGGCTGAACCAGGCGTACGCCTACGGTGAAAGCATCGGCTGGACCGACGGCGGCTGGGGCATGCTGGCCCAGACGATCCTCTACAACTTCGGGATCGACGTACACTACTACGCCATGATCGACTTCGAGGCGTTCGAGCAGATCATCGATACCGTCGGCGGCGTGACCGTGGCCGTGGACTGCCCGATCCAGGACCAGTGGTGCACCGGCGCGGCCTGCGCGGACGGCGTGGCGGGCAATGAGACGAACGAGGACTATGAGCTGCGCACGCTGGACGTGGGCGTTTACGACATGGACGCCGACCTCGCACTGTGGTATTCGCGCAGCCGCGCCAACACGCTGGACTTCGACCGGGGCCGCCGCCAGCAGCAGATCCTGCGCGCGATCTGGGCCAGGGGCAAGGACCTGGGCATGATCGCCGAGCTGCCCAGCCTGTGGGATCAGATGACGTCCGTCGTGCAGACCAACTTCCCGCTGTCCGAAGCGCTGACGCTGGCCCCCCTGGCGCTGACGATCCAGCCCAACGACATCGAGAATCACTTCTTCCGCAAGGGCGCGGAGACGGTCGCGTGGCAGCCCGCATCCGGCCCCTACGCGGGCGCGTACGTGCAGCTCCCCGGCCCCAACGGCGGCATGAACCTGCTGCTGGAGGACTTCATCTCGCCGCCGACCAGCAACCGTCTGCGCCTGGAAAACCCCGGCATCCAGATCTACAACGGGACCGCCAACGAAAACTGGGATCTCGTCGCGCAGGATCGCCTCATCTGGGAAGGCTTCGCACCCCAGGCGATGGGTCACCGCGATGGCGACTATCCGCAGACGGTCATCATCGATCACACCGGCAGCAGCAAGGGCAGCAGCCTGAACGACCTGGTGCGCCTGCTCAACGTCGCGCCCAACAACATCCAGATGGAGCCGGACCCGAACCGCACTGTGGACTTTGAGATCATCCTCGGCAGCGACTACAACTCGTGCGTGGACCGCCAGTGGGTCGCGCCGAAGGATACCGGCAGCTAGTACAGCGACGCAGAAATAGACTGGCGGATCTTCGTAGGGGCGATGCAAGCATCGCCCGTTTGTTGTAGGGTCCATTCATGAATTGTCCCCTACCGGGTAGAGCAAGCTCTACCCCTGCAACCAGGGGCATAGTTGCGCGCTGATGCGCTAGCGCCGCACCAATCCGGCCCGGCGGAGCGCCTGTGCTGCGGCTCCGCCGGGCCGCTGCACGCCCGGCTGCACGCCCGGCTGCACGCTCACTGCGCTCTTGCTTGTCTCCGCAGCGGTCAGGTATAATCACGGTAAATCGAAACGAATAAACTGGGCGGCCTCGCTGCCTTTCGCTTCGCTCAAAAACGATCTAACTCTTTTGGGGAGATGTCATGTCTGGTCATAATAAGTGGTCCACCATTAAGCGCAAGAAGGGCGCGGAAGACGCGAAGCGCGGCAAGATTTTCACGCGCGTCACGCGCGAAATTATGATGGCTGCACGCGAAGGCAGTCCCGACCCGGATTCGAATGCAGCGCTGCGGCTGGCGGTCGATAAAGCGCGGGCTGCGAACATGCCCAAGGACAACATCGAGCGCGCGATCAATCGCGGCGCGGGCATCGGCGATGACGCCGTGCAGATGGAATCCATCGTCTACGAGGGTTACGGCCCCGGCGGCACGGCCATCGTCATCGACGTGCTGACCGACAACAAAAACCGCACCCTGGCTGACATCAAGTACGTCTTCAACCGCAACAATGGCAACATGGCGGCGGCAGGCTCGGTACTGTGGCAGTTCGACCAGAAGGGCTACATCGCGGTCAACGCGGACGGCGTGGACTACGACGAGCTGTTCCTGGCGGCGGCGGAAGTCGGCGCGGAAGACGTGCAGCAGGCTGAAGACGACGTGTACAACATCTATACCCCGCGCGAAGACCTCGCGCGCGTGGCGGGCGCCCTGCGCGAAGCCGGGTACAAGATCGAGGACAGCGAATTGACCTGGGTCCCCAAGAACGAAGTCGAGCTGGAGACGCAGCAAGCAATGCAGGTTATGGGCCTGATCGAGAAACTCGAAGATCTGGATGACATTCAGGGCGTCGCCTCCAATCTGCGCATCACCGACGAGGTAGCCGCCGCCCTCGAAGCCGCCTAAGCGGGCGCACCACTTGCGATTGCGATTATTTCCGGCGGGTTCCTGTGTTGGTGCGACCCGCCGGTTTGTTTGGTGCAGCGTGCGGCCCCGCCCGCGCGCAAGAAACGAGATCCGCTGATGTTAGTGCTGGGCATCGACCCTGGAACGGCGACCACCGGCTTCGGCCTAGTCCGCGAGCACGACGACGGCACGCTGGAAGCGGCACATTACGGCGTGATCACCACGCCTGCCAAAACGCCGATGCCCGACCGGCTGCACATGCTCTACCGCGAGATGTCCGCGTTGATCGCCACATACCAGCCGGACGCCGCCGCCATCGAGACGCTGTTCTTCGGCAAAAACGTCACTACAGCGATCACCGTCGCGCAGGGACGCGGGGTGATCCTGCTCGCCCTGGCCGAAGCGGGTCTGCCCATCCGTGAGTACAAGCCTTCCGAGATCAAGCAGGCCATCGCGGGTTATGGCAACGCGGAAAAGTACCAGATGCAGGAGATGATCCGCCAACTTCTGGACCTGGACGACATCCCCCGCCCCGACGATGCCGCCGACGGCCTGGGCGTGGCGATCACCGACCTGAATGCCAGCCGCTTCGAGCGCATGGCGTGGGACTGAGCGTGTGCACGGAAACCCTCATCCCCCGGCCCCTTCTCCCTGAGGGAGAAGGGGAGCAGGACAGCGGAAGATGCTTGTCGCGAGTTACGAGAAGAGATGTAAAGGCGCTTTCCATATACGCTCTGAGCACCGCCCTGAGTGAATCGAGGAAGCCCGAATGATCGATATTCTGACCGGCCAGGTGGCCGTGCTGGGCGACGATTACGTGGTAGTGATGGTGGGTGGCGTCGGGCTGCGCGTCTACGTGCCCAAGACGATCTTCGACACCGTCACCGGGCGCGGGCAGATCCTCACGCTCTACACGCACCTCGTCGTGCGCGAGGATGCGCTCATCCTCTACGGCTTCCCCAACGAGGAAGAACGCACCCTGTTCGACACGCTGATCACCGTCAGCGGCGTGGGGCCACGCCTCGCCGTCGCAATCCTGGGCGCACTGTCGGTCGAGCACCTGCACAACGCCGTCGCGTCCGAAAGCCCGGAGATCCTGACGCGCGTGCCGGGCATCGGCAAGAAGCTGGCGCAGAAGCTGGTCTTCGAGCTGAAGGACAAGCTGAGGGCCGATTTGCCGCTTGGCCTCAGCGCCATCAGCGACGTGGACACCGACGTGCTGGCGACTCTGACCGCGCTCGGTTACAGCGTAGTCGAGGCGCAGTCGGCGCTGCAATCCATCCCCCGCGACGCGCCGCAAGACGTCGAGGAGCGCGTGCGCATCGCGCTGGAATACTTCGCCTGATTTGATTTTTTGATGGCAACCACTCCGAGGACACCATGACCGACGACGTGACGCCCCGCGAAACCCTGCTTGGCCGCCGGATCGACGTGCTGGACAAGGGCTGGATCGAGCTTCAGGACATCATGGGCGACGATCTCGCCATCGTGAACGCGGCGCGCGTCTCGTTCCTGGGCGAAAGTAAG contains:
- a CDS encoding ATP-binding protein — translated: MDSAPEFLDLFTESTGELLYFLVVIMIGQAALLMALSQRLRSKSETAAGHYAILLTGVVLAWITLMGGALYALVTDTPADAILPPLERANNALVVVLAGAALLAADSHQSERGFWRVVGLLSLLIVAVGAATVVQWHPLAEAEEFNRHSLGLAWTAGTMALLVIELALLFTRFRLTADLPLKALFFLALLAGYGYTTLLMAGDNLEGDTAGSLRLAFIVAMPMLVTVVYRLVVDRLTMVIDEISEYADAVSRPQAAIHPGAAAMVPPVPATVSTSESMALLKAMGLMLEREEPDSIPRQIVVAVASVLKADIAALVSNEDDSWADIIAAYDNIQQRHIPGLALNLEEQPTVVKAIKEKMQIPLYPDRNLDELVDLFTRLDINQVGPAYIQPLTRSGQVIGVLIVALPYTNRDLTGTEHSLLEGLAPIAARLLLLSRAAHRTRFEAEDRAIQAIVEGASPDEIDQESVLAARHEMQSSLELAQEQIAELSRLVRDLQVELDYERSRMAQLLEDGDEALTISQRIEVLSKERQQLAAERELLSQALQEAQASLASATAEDDADVYGTMIESLRHERDELQVQKVKLERQLEDIRHARETAVPSALKDMLEELGQEKARLSDERDQMRGELDDVYRQLEALGIEGGPLALAKTLGYLTEERQFYKARSEKVAQERDLLVAERQKLSDQLEREAEREAKIVALEAELRRLATDREALQKHRDAARTERDELLKARETWLANRTRLLGELSGLQAEMDEIVSLRDRAATDRQQLASDRSRLEAERDRLLAERTALQTERDQLMARIEGNRDLLEQLGADGVGQLKTMIDDLTHEREALKAQLEQVEQQLEAADRAPRAPSGSSTQLTKPIAPENADVMLSLAQELRTPMSSIMGYTDLLLAESVGILGALQREFLERVQANIKRLNALIQDLVSITALDSEDFKLQPATIDMMTVIEDAITNAGAQFREKNITLYLDLADELPPLRADHDAMEQVAAQLLSNAYLATPPDSEITITARYEQGFVPPLSSDMAPAPGAVDGIYVAVTDQGGGVPVDEQRRVFRRLYRADHPLIQGLGDTGVGLSIAKALVEAHGGTIWFESQPGQGSTFQFIIPLSPDAVATKEA
- the ruvC gene encoding crossover junction endodeoxyribonuclease RuvC — protein: MLVLGIDPGTATTGFGLVREHDDGTLEAAHYGVITTPAKTPMPDRLHMLYREMSALIATYQPDAAAIETLFFGKNVTTAITVAQGRGVILLALAEAGLPIREYKPSEIKQAIAGYGNAEKYQMQEMIRQLLDLDDIPRPDDAADGLGVAITDLNASRFERMAWD
- a CDS encoding YebC/PmpR family DNA-binding transcriptional regulator, whose translation is MSGHNKWSTIKRKKGAEDAKRGKIFTRVTREIMMAAREGSPDPDSNAALRLAVDKARAANMPKDNIERAINRGAGIGDDAVQMESIVYEGYGPGGTAIVIDVLTDNKNRTLADIKYVFNRNNGNMAAAGSVLWQFDQKGYIAVNADGVDYDELFLAAAEVGAEDVQQAEDDVYNIYTPREDLARVAGALREAGYKIEDSELTWVPKNEVELETQQAMQVMGLIEKLEDLDDIQGVASNLRITDEVAAALEAA
- the ruvA gene encoding Holliday junction branch migration protein RuvA; the protein is MIDILTGQVAVLGDDYVVVMVGGVGLRVYVPKTIFDTVTGRGQILTLYTHLVVREDALILYGFPNEEERTLFDTLITVSGVGPRLAVAILGALSVEHLHNAVASESPEILTRVPGIGKKLAQKLVFELKDKLRADLPLGLSAISDVDTDVLATLTALGYSVVEAQSALQSIPRDAPQDVEERVRIALEYFA
- a CDS encoding LCP family protein translates to MRHAFRFAALLGLLIVLVGSLFAASLITPGGALAALQATIPPTNTPRATIPPTNTPRVAATDPATVVPTQPAILPTPTLYYPDVVTNSEQATAIPTAMPRLRAVDDNGNAYNVLNVLLLGHDGDIVPTDPNFHTDTMIVVSVNRDTNTVSMLSLPRDLFVYIPNFGMGRLNQAYAYGESIGWTDGGWGMLAQTILYNFGIDVHYYAMIDFEAFEQIIDTVGGVTVAVDCPIQDQWCTGAACADGVAGNETNEDYELRTLDVGVYDMDADLALWYSRSRANTLDFDRGRRQQQILRAIWARGKDLGMIAELPSLWDQMTSVVQTNFPLSEALTLAPLALTIQPNDIENHFFRKGAETVAWQPASGPYAGAYVQLPGPNGGMNLLLEDFISPPTSNRLRLENPGIQIYNGTANENWDLVAQDRLIWEGFAPQAMGHRDGDYPQTVIIDHTGSSKGSSLNDLVRLLNVAPNNIQMEPDPNRTVDFEIILGSDYNSCVDRQWVAPKDTGS
- a CDS encoding LysM peptidoglycan-binding domain-containing protein, which encodes MQRRRDRGSELVVAIAAIGTLALALTFGVILTLSSSSDDDENSTATAVVEQIGGGVTPTVALTEAATEIATEIATEIATEEPSATPRPTRTATAVPTDTAAPTATRTPQPSDTALADTDTPEPTDTNAPQPTEALAVVVTEEPTAVALAITATPEPSDTPRPTATDTATITPSPTATDTDTPEPTVTLTRTATDTATPEPTVSRTPSDTPEPTDTATPEPSDTPRPTATATDTITPSPTATDTDTPEPTVTLTRTATDTATPEPTASRTPSDTPEPTDTATPEASDTPRPTNTATATGTDTPEPTDTATPRPTAVALVASDTPTATRTIEPSDTPEPTDTATPEPSNTPRPTNTASATATRTPSDTPVPTETDTPEPTDTARPTATGTAMPRPTLTPTHTPSVTPSSTRTPSNTPEPTATATATPSPTATASRTPSRTPSDTPEPTDTATPRDTLTPSPTGPTPTLTFTPYPTLTPSATPVGGEQTSTPAPSGCVVPEDWTPYTIQSGDTLFRLALRWGLTVDELAEGNCIEDRNNITSGQIIYAPADSNVTPVPLTPGAQTSATPTRIESMISFDCGNPDATITNPAAGTILSGTVAIYGTATDPDFQFYRLQVSGSGTNDADFATLNSFFQPVINGQLGTVPTDAFAPGDYWLRLSVVDNSGQYRPQCTVQVRFD